The Verrucomicrobium spinosum DSM 4136 = JCM 18804 genome includes a region encoding these proteins:
- a CDS encoding TolC family protein: protein MQHTPPPEPTPASSPGWTNLTWVPLVALATVMTASGQEAPTSSDVPAKQEAAAPKDAKEIELIEQQLVAQIALTQMALTQMMISRPPDLGEGDVDEKAATTESSDGESATEKPAPVKKHPTGVAKKAQVAKSTKTTERTVVSKSVAPAPAPEVAAPALVKKKRGWFSRMFTDDDDDKKQAPVAAPATVAQQHDDKLKTYFPDAGDGSVKISKHEQFGNEAVAGIFGEIVRETQRFNSPELELSSISKLPPVPDDFDASWKTQIREQVWENQTPVRYGVEKAYSTALNNSPNVRTFLRIPKIRETLIRENKGIFSPQLFAELDYAHGDQPTGSVLTTGKTGRFIQDTLEGEYGIRQRIGTGGEVSLSHRMSTLRNNSEFLDPNPQTGSELVLSVAQPLLRGAGSTYVHSEIRLAELDRSMARGETVRLLEEYILEVNRAYWGVYLSRAALAQRQQLTKQTSELLKMLEERQKLDESATKSELFRATATMNRREADLRRTRMAVRTAEQRLRAMMKDPAAPMGASGEIIPVSRPHLARPQVDIQSISKEALLNRSEMAQASSKVRSAAVRRSQVISELRPQLDLVGEVGSAGISGGRNLGNAIDDQTSSGLDWSVGLRFSYPLGNDAAKARLDRREIEYQQSLDDYRIQGENVLLQTVVAYQDLLTAYQDMAGKYQSALASRREIQQLQDRMKLADQDPGKTVAYQIQLLLDAIDRNQVAEEEFLVAVVAYNTSIAQLQRAQGVLMKVKDVVPLHYGPQSSPTAADPRLPVGLNLKSTK, encoded by the coding sequence ATGCAACACACCCCCCCGCCTGAACCAACCCCCGCCTCCTCCCCAGGCTGGACCAATCTGACCTGGGTGCCCCTCGTTGCCCTGGCGACGGTCATGACCGCGTCTGGGCAGGAGGCACCCACCTCCTCGGATGTCCCGGCCAAGCAGGAGGCAGCTGCTCCCAAAGACGCCAAGGAGATTGAACTGATCGAGCAGCAGCTCGTCGCCCAGATCGCGCTGACGCAGATGGCCCTCACCCAGATGATGATCTCCCGGCCGCCAGACCTTGGTGAAGGGGATGTGGATGAGAAAGCTGCAACCACCGAAAGCTCTGATGGGGAGAGTGCAACGGAGAAGCCTGCCCCGGTGAAGAAGCACCCGACCGGTGTGGCCAAAAAGGCCCAGGTCGCGAAATCCACGAAAACGACGGAGCGGACTGTCGTCTCCAAGAGCGTCGCCCCTGCTCCCGCGCCAGAAGTGGCCGCCCCTGCTCTGGTGAAAAAGAAGCGGGGCTGGTTCTCCCGCATGTTCACCGATGATGACGATGACAAAAAACAGGCTCCCGTGGCGGCTCCTGCCACCGTGGCCCAGCAGCATGATGACAAGCTGAAAACTTACTTCCCGGATGCTGGGGATGGCTCCGTGAAGATCTCCAAGCATGAGCAGTTCGGCAATGAGGCGGTGGCCGGCATTTTTGGTGAAATTGTCCGCGAGACCCAGCGGTTCAATTCACCAGAACTGGAGCTTTCCAGCATTTCCAAACTGCCGCCTGTGCCGGATGACTTCGATGCCAGCTGGAAGACGCAGATCCGCGAGCAGGTTTGGGAGAACCAGACGCCTGTGCGCTATGGCGTGGAGAAGGCTTACTCCACCGCGCTGAACAACTCGCCCAACGTCCGTACCTTCCTGCGCATCCCAAAGATCCGCGAGACCTTGATCCGGGAGAACAAGGGGATCTTCTCCCCCCAGCTTTTTGCGGAGCTGGACTACGCGCATGGTGACCAGCCTACGGGCTCCGTCCTCACCACCGGCAAGACGGGCCGCTTTATTCAGGACACCCTGGAAGGCGAGTATGGCATCCGCCAGCGCATCGGTACCGGCGGGGAGGTTTCCCTCTCGCACCGCATGAGCACCCTGCGGAACAACTCAGAATTCCTCGACCCCAACCCCCAGACTGGCAGTGAGCTGGTGCTCTCTGTGGCCCAGCCGCTTTTGCGCGGGGCAGGCTCCACCTATGTGCACAGTGAGATTCGCCTGGCAGAGCTGGACCGCAGCATGGCCCGTGGCGAAACGGTGCGTCTCCTGGAGGAGTACATCCTGGAGGTGAACCGCGCCTACTGGGGCGTGTACCTCTCCCGCGCCGCCCTGGCCCAGCGCCAGCAGCTGACGAAGCAGACCTCCGAGCTGCTCAAAATGCTGGAAGAGCGCCAGAAGCTGGATGAGTCCGCCACGAAGAGCGAACTCTTCCGCGCGACGGCCACCATGAACCGTCGTGAGGCGGACCTCCGCCGCACCCGCATGGCCGTGCGCACCGCTGAGCAGCGGCTCCGTGCCATGATGAAGGATCCCGCCGCCCCCATGGGTGCCAGCGGGGAGATCATCCCGGTGTCCCGGCCGCACCTGGCCCGGCCGCAGGTGGACATCCAGTCCATCTCCAAGGAAGCGCTCCTGAACCGCTCTGAGATGGCCCAGGCCTCCTCCAAGGTGCGGTCCGCTGCCGTGCGCCGCAGTCAGGTTATTTCCGAGTTGCGCCCGCAGCTCGACCTCGTGGGTGAGGTGGGGTCCGCAGGGATCAGCGGCGGTCGGAATCTGGGCAACGCCATTGATGACCAGACCAGCAGCGGCCTCGACTGGAGCGTCGGCCTGCGCTTCAGCTACCCGCTGGGCAATGATGCGGCCAAGGCCCGTCTGGACCGTCGCGAGATCGAGTACCAGCAGTCGCTGGATGACTACCGTATCCAGGGGGAAAACGTGCTGCTCCAGACCGTGGTGGCCTACCAGGACCTGCTCACCGCCTATCAGGACATGGCTGGCAAATACCAGTCCGCCCTGGCCTCCCGTCGTGAGATCCAGCAACTGCAGGATCGCATGAAACTGGCGGACCAGGATCCAGGAAAAACGGTGGCCTACCAGATCCAGCTGCTGCTGGATGCGATCGACCGCAATCAAGTGGCGGAGGAGGAGTTCCTCGTGGCGGTGGTGGCTTACAACACCTCCATCGCCCAGCTCCAGCGCGCCCAGGGGGTGTTGATGAAGGTCAAGGACGTGGTGCCCCTGCACTATGGCCCGCAGAGCAGCCCCACGGCGGCCGATCCACGCCTGCCCGTGGGTCTGAACCTCAAGTCCACCAAGTAG
- a CDS encoding efflux RND transporter periplasmic adaptor subunit, translating into MKSAEAIRLPAPPGGSATPQELKSLLQAKDDSQFYRGLAAHAAELTGATTLIYAEQSGTVALLATRIRVSLPPGLLEAPEVRATLVAGLKSRTRVMHKLNQVGLILWAMGLEQEGSVGVALLLSASALDPAQETRLAQMLIIPQSLYGQRRLLQESESLRHGLDQTCLFLDTIYRSASAPTFRRGMQVLAEDLRTFVGAEYVAVGLGSRLNCRVEALAPGSKFDHRSQTLQRAAQLMRESIAVGSAIGWPLEILAAMPGLNLASDQDGLLDQLKAKAVTVHPLKNVEGEIFGVWVCWWAERPAAEKLRLADAVTPHVGAAAKTIRMARPAGLLGFYQQHVAEARWSRRSVVLALLLLFTALMFVPLPYKLGVPCWSDPELRRQVAVPFDGILAAAHVKPGQQIQQGQVLAELDGKEIGWKLAEVQARLNALTKRRDQMLAAENMSEAQLASLEMASLDAERRLLQYQSENLQIRSPLDGVVISGDLSQSEGVPVQRGQRLFDVAPIESFTVQLAVPASEIRHVAPGMSVSIRLESEAEFRQTGVVNTLEPVSRIHEGKNVFLGTTTLDNSSGRLRPGMQGKARITSGNKSLGWILFHRPLEFIRLNLPW; encoded by the coding sequence ATGAAATCTGCCGAGGCCATTCGACTCCCCGCGCCGCCCGGAGGATCGGCCACGCCGCAAGAGCTGAAATCGCTGCTCCAGGCCAAGGATGACAGCCAGTTCTACCGCGGACTGGCGGCACACGCGGCAGAGCTGACGGGGGCCACCACCCTGATCTACGCGGAGCAATCCGGCACAGTCGCGCTCCTTGCCACCCGCATTCGCGTCTCCCTGCCACCCGGTTTGCTGGAGGCACCGGAGGTGAGGGCCACTCTGGTGGCAGGCCTGAAGTCCCGCACCCGGGTGATGCACAAGCTGAACCAGGTGGGCCTCATCTTGTGGGCCATGGGCCTGGAGCAGGAAGGCTCTGTGGGAGTCGCACTGCTGCTGAGTGCCTCGGCCCTGGATCCCGCCCAGGAGACGCGGCTGGCCCAGATGCTGATCATTCCGCAATCTCTGTACGGGCAGCGTCGGCTGCTCCAGGAGAGCGAGTCTTTGCGTCACGGGCTGGACCAGACGTGCTTGTTTCTTGACACCATCTACCGCTCCGCCTCCGCTCCCACCTTCCGGCGGGGCATGCAGGTGCTGGCGGAAGACCTGCGCACCTTTGTGGGGGCGGAGTATGTGGCCGTGGGTCTCGGTTCCAGGCTCAACTGCCGGGTGGAGGCGCTGGCACCAGGGAGCAAGTTTGACCACCGCAGCCAGACGCTGCAACGGGCGGCACAGCTCATGCGGGAATCCATCGCCGTGGGCAGTGCGATTGGCTGGCCGCTGGAGATCCTGGCTGCCATGCCGGGCCTGAATCTGGCCAGCGATCAGGACGGGCTGCTGGATCAACTCAAGGCCAAGGCCGTCACCGTGCACCCGCTGAAGAACGTGGAGGGGGAAATCTTTGGCGTATGGGTGTGCTGGTGGGCAGAACGCCCGGCGGCGGAGAAACTCCGGCTGGCGGATGCCGTGACGCCCCATGTGGGCGCTGCGGCAAAGACGATCCGCATGGCGCGTCCGGCAGGGCTGCTGGGCTTCTACCAGCAGCATGTGGCAGAGGCGCGGTGGTCGCGCCGCTCCGTGGTGCTGGCACTCCTGCTGCTGTTCACCGCGCTGATGTTCGTCCCCCTCCCCTACAAGCTGGGAGTGCCCTGCTGGAGTGATCCCGAACTGCGCAGGCAGGTGGCGGTGCCGTTCGACGGCATCCTGGCGGCCGCTCATGTGAAGCCAGGACAACAGATTCAGCAGGGGCAGGTGCTCGCAGAGCTGGATGGCAAGGAAATCGGCTGGAAACTGGCCGAGGTACAGGCACGGCTGAACGCCCTCACCAAACGCCGCGACCAGATGCTGGCGGCGGAAAACATGTCTGAGGCGCAGCTCGCCTCCCTGGAAATGGCGTCCCTGGATGCGGAGCGCCGGCTCCTGCAGTACCAGAGTGAGAACCTCCAGATCCGCTCGCCGCTGGACGGTGTGGTTATTTCCGGAGACCTCTCCCAGTCTGAGGGCGTGCCGGTGCAGCGGGGGCAGCGCCTCTTTGATGTGGCCCCCATCGAGAGCTTCACCGTGCAACTGGCGGTGCCCGCCTCTGAGATCCGCCATGTCGCCCCGGGCATGTCCGTCTCCATCCGCCTTGAGTCGGAGGCGGAGTTCCGCCAGACCGGGGTGGTGAATACCCTGGAGCCGGTCTCCCGCATTCATGAGGGCAAGAACGTCTTCCTGGGCACGACCACGCTGGACAACAGCAGCGGCCGGCTGCGCCCCGGCATGCAGGGCAAGGCCCGCATCACCAGCGGAAACAAGAGTCTGGGGTGGATCCTCTTCCACCGCCCGCTGGAATTCATCCGCCTGAACCTGCCCTGGTGA
- a CDS encoding DUF3467 domain-containing protein, with the protein MSDPKAKSVKPSAGSDAPGDQEELKAINKPNVQILYEETGALFANQVIVNSGRDQIVLDFSTGIISDHNTGRHVLPIQKRIALTPANALKLVQTLSGVIQKQVEASRQGKASA; encoded by the coding sequence ATGAGCGACCCCAAAGCCAAGTCCGTGAAGCCCTCCGCAGGTTCTGATGCCCCCGGAGACCAGGAAGAACTCAAGGCCATTAACAAGCCCAACGTTCAAATCCTCTATGAGGAAACCGGCGCCCTTTTCGCCAACCAGGTGATTGTTAACTCCGGGCGTGACCAGATCGTGCTCGACTTCTCCACAGGCATCATCTCTGACCACAACACAGGCCGTCACGTGCTGCCGATCCAAAAGCGCATCGCGCTGACGCCGGCCAATGCGCTGAAGCTGGTCCAGACACTGTCAGGGGTGATTCAAAAGCAGGTGGAAGCCAGCCGCCAGGGCAAGGCATCCGCCTGA
- a CDS encoding LytTR family transcriptional regulator DNA-binding domain-containing protein — translation MRCDNERHLVRCSIRELEQRIDGRFFLRLNRSAFVDFDRVAELRHTG, via the coding sequence TTGCGCTGCGACAACGAGCGGCATCTTGTCCGATGCAGTATTCGCGAGCTGGAGCAGCGGATTGATGGGAGGTTCTTTCTGCGGTTGAATCGATCCGCATTCGTCGATTTTGACCGGGTTGCGGAACTGCGTCACACAGGATAG